In Sorghum bicolor cultivar BTx623 chromosome 10, Sorghum_bicolor_NCBIv3, whole genome shotgun sequence, one genomic interval encodes:
- the LOC8083205 gene encoding patatin-like protein 3 — translation MPHTRTPHSPQPHSPAFPIIKSNPAPGADTPEPDARRANKKPTTSRTHADAMATASLALLDHQLPSPPAVASYNGGGSDRLSQEIFSILESNFLFGALSPLEGVPSSAGRVRVLSIDGGADGGALAAAALVRLERRLQELSGNPAARVADFFDLAAGSGAGGFLAAAMFACRMPAEAAREFVAKNRKVLSSRGGGGLMSSFRRPRPEAAFRKVFGDLTVRDAAKPLLIPCYDMASAAPFVFSRADAVEADAFDFPLWQVCAAACGVGPAEVASLDGRTRLRAAAGAAGAGAGGASAAVANPTAVALTHVLHNKREFPFAAGAADLVVLSLGGSAAASLGRPSSSSLLRIAGACQADMVDQAVSMAFGESRATNYVRIQGNGIAPAAGETAEAAALAERGVESVLFRGKKLMAQTNGERLDAVAEQLVQEHHRRLESKTPVVLVKASATPRTSSSSASTLITVSTNSSSESP, via the exons ATGCCGCACACTCGCACTCCACACTCACCTCAGCCTCACTCACCTGCCTTCCCAATCATCAAATCCAATCCAGCTCCAGGTGCCGACACGCCAGAGCCAGACGCCAGAAgagcaaacaagaagccgaCGACGTCGCGCACGCACGCAGACGCAATGGCCACCGCCTCGCTCGCACTGCTCGATCATCAGCTGCCGTCACCGCCGGCGGTGGCGTCGTACAACGGCGGCGGCTCCGACCGCCTGAGCCAGGAGATATTCTCCATCCTCGAGTCCAACTTCCTGTTCGGCGCGTTGTCGCCGCTGGAGGGCGTCCCGTCCTCCGCGGGCCGCGTCCGCGTGCTCTCCATCGACGGGGGCGCCGACGGCGgcgcgctcgccgccgccgcgctggtCCGCCTCGAGCGCCGCCTGCAGGAGCTCTCCGGCAACCCCGCCGCGCGCGTCGCGGACTTCTTCGACCTCGCCGCCGGCTCCGGCGCAGGCGGGTTCCTCGCGGCGGCGATGTTCGCGTGCCGGATGCCCGCCGAGGCGGCGCGCGAGTTCGTGGCCAAGAACCGCAAGGTCCTGTCCAGCCGTGGCGGCGGGGGACTGATGTCGTCGTTCCGTCGGCCCCGCCCCGAGGCCGCGTTCCGGAAGGTGTTCGGCGACCTGACGGTGCGCGACGCCGCGAAGCCGCTGCTGATCCCGTGCTACGACATGGCGAGCGCGGCGCCGTTCGTGTTCTCCCGCGCCGACGCCGTGGAGGCCGACGCGTTCGACTTCCCGCTGTGGCAGGTGTGCGCGGCCGCCTGCGGCGTGGGCCCCGCCGAGGTGGCGTCGCTGGACGGGCGCACCAGGCTGCGCGCCGCGGCGGGGGCCGCGGGCGCCGGCGCGGGTGGAGCCTCCGCCGCTGTGGCCAACCCGACGGCCGTGGCGCTCACGCACGTGCTCCACAACAAGCGCGAGTTCCCCTTCGCCGCCGGCGCGGCCGACCTCGTGGTGCTGTCCCTCGGCGGGAGCGCCGCCGCCTCGCTGGgccgcccctcctcctccagccTCCTTCGCATCGCCGGAGCCTGCCAGGCCGACATG GTTGACCAGGCCGTGtcgatggcgttcggggagagcAGGGCGACCAACTACGTGCGCATCCAGGGCAACGGCATTGCGCCCGCCGCCGGCGAgacggcggaggcggcggcgctggcggaGCGGGGCGTGGAGTCAGTGCTGTTCCGCGGCAAGAAGCTGATGGCACAGACCAACGGGGAGCGTCTGGACGCCGTGGCGGAGCAGCTGGTCCAGGAGCACCaccggcggctggagagcaagACGCCGGTCGTGCTGGTGAAGGCCTCCGCGACGCCgcggacgtcgtcgtcgtccgcgtCCACGCTCATCACCGTCTCCACCAACTCCTCGTCGGAGTCGCCCTGA